One genomic segment of Pandoraea sputorum includes these proteins:
- a CDS encoding GGDEF domain-containing protein — MELLLDAVFLVNRSGTLMYVSPACEAILGYSAQELMGRSMIDFVAKEDRDRTIEESKLVMAGRLRIGFENRYIHKDGHYVHIMWSARWSEEHGMRIGVARDVSARKRAEALQRATYSISEAAHDAADIRSLCKAVHDTLGTLFPIDAIVVATCDADLRVWDKAYQYRDSTDIPLLDWAQAEALSTQATNAQEPLWQLIETVPDADPATHAVQVRTESFSLNDNVEAARHALAVLPMHTARRAVGTLMIYGPVRALQAEAAQRLLAFVCDQTALAIERKQLIDDLYKAARFDELTGLPNRRTFGEFASEAVRRAQRTNGKLALLFADIDGFKDVNDSLGHATGDLLLKEIGRRMKAGVSDCGFVARHSGDEFVAVVQDAEIVERIDFAVNRLRSEIEQAISVNDASLTVRVSVGVAVFPDDGESMSELIRVADQRMYANKAARKSGGASFLERLM; from the coding sequence ATGGAGTTGCTGCTGGACGCAGTGTTTCTCGTCAATCGGTCCGGGACTCTCATGTACGTGAGCCCGGCCTGCGAAGCTATTCTCGGCTATAGCGCGCAAGAGTTGATGGGGCGCTCGATGATCGATTTCGTGGCGAAGGAAGACCGCGACAGGACCATCGAAGAATCGAAGCTGGTCATGGCGGGACGCCTTCGGATCGGGTTCGAAAACCGTTACATCCATAAAGACGGCCATTACGTTCACATCATGTGGTCGGCGCGCTGGTCCGAAGAGCACGGCATGCGTATTGGCGTCGCCCGCGACGTCTCGGCCCGCAAGCGGGCCGAAGCCTTACAGCGCGCCACCTACTCGATTTCCGAAGCGGCACACGACGCCGCCGACATCCGCTCCCTCTGCAAGGCCGTTCACGACACGCTGGGTACGCTCTTTCCCATCGACGCTATCGTTGTCGCGACGTGCGATGCGGACCTGCGCGTGTGGGACAAGGCTTATCAGTACCGCGACAGCACGGATATCCCGTTGCTCGACTGGGCGCAGGCGGAAGCGCTATCTACGCAGGCCACCAATGCGCAGGAACCGCTCTGGCAACTGATCGAGACAGTGCCCGACGCCGATCCCGCGACGCATGCGGTGCAAGTGCGCACTGAGTCATTCTCACTGAACGACAACGTTGAGGCCGCACGGCACGCGCTGGCCGTGTTGCCCATGCATACCGCGCGACGCGCCGTCGGCACGCTCATGATCTACGGGCCCGTGAGAGCTTTGCAGGCGGAAGCGGCGCAACGGCTGCTGGCGTTCGTTTGCGATCAGACGGCGCTCGCCATCGAGCGCAAGCAACTCATCGACGATCTGTACAAGGCAGCGCGGTTCGACGAACTGACCGGACTGCCGAACCGCCGCACGTTCGGCGAATTCGCCAGCGAAGCGGTACGCCGCGCGCAGCGCACCAACGGCAAACTGGCGCTGCTCTTCGCCGATATCGACGGATTCAAGGACGTGAACGACAGCCTCGGACACGCGACAGGCGATCTGCTGCTCAAGGAGATCGGACGCCGCATGAAGGCCGGGGTGTCAGACTGCGGATTCGTGGCGCGGCATTCCGGCGACGAGTTCGTCGCTGTCGTGCAGGACGCCGAGATCGTCGAGCGCATCGACTTCGCCGTGAACCGGCTGCGCTCGGAGATCGAGCAGGCGATCTCGGTAAACGATGCGAGCCTGACCGTGCGGGTGAGTGTGGGCGTCGCCGTGTTCCCTGACGATGGCGAGTCGATGAGCGAGCTGATCCGCGTGGCCGATCAGCGCATGTACGCCAACAAGGCTGCGCGCAAGTCAGGTGGCGCGAGTTTTCTCGAACGGTTGATGTGA
- a CDS encoding FRG domain-containing protein, whose translation MDTTVVESWKDFMELSSRFEGWAFRGQQDARWHLQSSLSRYLHAYVSDKEQWRSREARAIRIFRRKAHNHVPWPDLLHDDLRCLGLMQHHGAPTRLLDFTKSPFVAAFFALERATSDSAIFALNTPALYDDRARPRHAPWLTRDTIDPRVKGNMEKYFLGNDNEVVWFGEPEEMDGRLIAQSGTFVVPGVIDRPMHRILDGYESDEPLLRKIVLPVALRADAMKWLYRMNVTNASLFPDLDGLARSIAVEIEMVWPTQTLG comes from the coding sequence ATGGACACCACTGTCGTCGAGAGCTGGAAGGATTTCATGGAGCTGTCCTCCCGCTTCGAAGGCTGGGCGTTTCGCGGGCAGCAAGACGCCCGCTGGCATCTGCAAAGTTCGCTCTCGCGCTACCTGCACGCCTACGTGTCGGACAAGGAGCAGTGGCGCAGCCGCGAGGCCCGCGCGATTCGCATCTTCCGTCGCAAGGCGCACAACCACGTGCCCTGGCCCGACCTGCTGCACGACGACCTGCGCTGTCTCGGGCTGATGCAGCACCATGGCGCGCCCACCCGTTTGCTCGATTTCACCAAATCACCGTTCGTGGCGGCGTTCTTTGCACTGGAACGCGCGACGTCCGACTCCGCCATCTTTGCGCTGAACACGCCCGCGCTGTACGACGACCGCGCACGCCCGCGCCATGCGCCGTGGCTCACGCGCGATACGATCGACCCACGCGTCAAGGGGAATATGGAGAAGTACTTCCTCGGCAACGATAACGAGGTGGTCTGGTTCGGCGAGCCGGAGGAAATGGATGGCCGCCTGATCGCGCAGTCCGGGACCTTCGTCGTGCCCGGTGTGATCGACCGGCCGATGCATCGCATTCTGGACGGCTACGAGAGCGACGAACCGCTGCTGCGCAAGATCGTGTTGCCTGTCGCACTGCGCGCCGATGCCATGAAGTGGCTCTACCGGATGAACGTTACGAACGCGTCGCTGTTTCCGGATCTCGACGGACTCGCGCGCTCGATTGCCGTCGAAATCGAGATGGTCTGGCCGACCCAGACGCTGGGGTAA
- a CDS encoding DUF2938 domain-containing protein, protein MTTLTLATQILAIGVFATVVMDLWALMLRRVFGVTSLDFAMVGRWLGHIPAGRFAHASIARATPVPGEKALGWFAHYAIGVGFAAFLVVLAGSAWLDAPTWPTALAYGVVTVVMPFFVMQPAFGAGIAASKTPKPAQARLRSLITHTVFGLGLYAGAWVVSAATALIAASG, encoded by the coding sequence ATGACAACGCTCACCCTCGCCACGCAGATCCTTGCGATCGGCGTCTTCGCCACGGTTGTAATGGACCTCTGGGCACTGATGCTTCGCCGGGTCTTCGGCGTCACATCGCTCGACTTCGCGATGGTCGGGCGCTGGCTTGGGCACATACCTGCCGGTCGCTTCGCTCACGCCAGCATCGCCCGTGCAACGCCCGTCCCCGGCGAAAAGGCACTCGGGTGGTTCGCGCACTACGCCATCGGTGTCGGCTTCGCGGCCTTCCTCGTCGTGCTCGCGGGTTCTGCGTGGCTGGATGCGCCGACCTGGCCCACGGCGCTCGCATACGGCGTAGTCACCGTCGTGATGCCCTTCTTCGTCATGCAACCCGCGTTCGGCGCCGGTATTGCGGCCAGCAAAACACCGAAACCGGCACAGGCACGCCTGCGTAGTCTGATCACACACACGGTGTTCGGTCTGGGTCTATATGCGGGTGCCTGGGTGGTCAGCGCCGCAACGGCCCTGATCGCCGCCTCAGGCTGA
- a CDS encoding helix-turn-helix domain-containing protein gives MTLDIGDVVARAGVPPSTLRFYEEKGLIAATGRRGLRRQYDDSVLQTLSLIALGRTAGFSLDDIAGMLLPQGKANIDRERLQAKAADIDKTIRQLSALRDGLRHAAECPATEHLACPQFQRLMRLASMKGAKGARRASASSLEKRSPRPGKPATLG, from the coding sequence ATGACACTGGACATTGGCGACGTCGTCGCGCGTGCGGGTGTGCCGCCGTCCACGCTGCGGTTTTACGAGGAGAAGGGGCTGATCGCTGCCACGGGACGGCGCGGTTTGCGACGGCAATACGATGACTCGGTCTTGCAGACGTTATCGCTCATCGCATTGGGCCGCACGGCCGGATTCTCGCTGGACGACATTGCCGGGATGTTGTTGCCGCAAGGCAAGGCGAATATCGACCGCGAGCGGTTGCAGGCGAAGGCGGCGGACATCGACAAGACAATCAGGCAATTGAGCGCGTTGCGTGACGGCTTGCGCCACGCGGCGGAGTGTCCGGCAACGGAGCATCTGGCGTGCCCGCAGTTTCAGCGTCTGATGCGGCTTGCGAGCATGAAGGGAGCGAAGGGAGCGAGAAGGGCGAGCGCGTCCTCCCTGGAGAAGCGCTCGCCACGGCCGGGCAAGCCCGCGACGTTGGGCTGA
- a CDS encoding enterochelin esterase domain-containing protein, producing MTFPILRATAVAVALVASGGMTSLALATPAPSHAAGACDAQAPQYRLGLVSPRLLSLNAALCAGGNTDAFWQEVGATGTPMIEAVTPDAITGDEMASPLAPPPGKVSLITFLWRGHPHNVRILGAPSGDHDDMHQLRDSDVWYRSYVVPESTRLSYQLAPNVPDIEGTPMERRRAVLKTVQADPLNRHPFTVEGFDGKRSVKSSVVLPDAPPQPWIERRADVPTGTLQATRFTSKALGNTRDVYVYRPAGYRADDASRGLLVVFDAHAYVNTVPTPVILDNLIAEGRIPPTAALIVGVIDGSTRGKELPPNPAFARFLSDELMPWAKAQGVSASADQTVVAGSSYGGLASAWAAHEAPQWFGNVLSQSGSYWWAPSQGDADARESGWLIRQYAEGPRLPVKFYLESGLFEDRRGPTGIGTSGRHMRDVLRAKGYRVTYTSTATGHDYLHWRGSLACGLMALIGTPDTQRALQARPAAPGSLAAACSMPSFGRTADGR from the coding sequence ATGACATTCCCTATCCTTCGGGCGACGGCGGTTGCCGTCGCGCTCGTTGCGTCCGGCGGCATGACGAGCCTCGCACTGGCAACCCCGGCGCCGTCCCACGCCGCCGGCGCTTGCGATGCTCAGGCACCGCAATACCGGCTCGGACTCGTCAGCCCGCGTCTGCTCTCACTGAACGCCGCGTTGTGCGCCGGGGGCAATACCGACGCCTTCTGGCAAGAAGTCGGCGCGACTGGCACGCCGATGATCGAAGCAGTGACGCCGGATGCCATCACCGGCGACGAGATGGCCTCGCCGCTCGCGCCGCCGCCTGGCAAGGTGTCGCTGATCACCTTCCTCTGGCGCGGCCATCCACACAACGTGCGCATTCTGGGCGCGCCGTCCGGCGATCACGACGATATGCATCAGTTGCGCGACAGCGACGTCTGGTACCGCAGCTATGTCGTTCCCGAGAGCACCCGGCTGTCCTACCAGCTCGCGCCGAACGTCCCCGACATTGAGGGCACGCCAATGGAACGTCGCCGGGCGGTCCTGAAGACGGTGCAGGCCGACCCGCTCAACCGCCATCCCTTCACGGTAGAAGGCTTCGACGGCAAGCGCAGCGTGAAGTCGTCGGTCGTCTTGCCCGACGCGCCACCGCAACCGTGGATCGAACGCCGCGCCGATGTGCCGACGGGCACCCTGCAGGCCACACGCTTCACCAGCAAAGCGCTCGGCAATACGCGCGATGTCTACGTCTATCGTCCTGCGGGATATCGTGCGGATGACGCGTCGCGAGGCCTGCTCGTGGTGTTCGACGCGCACGCTTATGTGAATACCGTGCCCACGCCGGTGATTCTCGACAACCTGATTGCCGAGGGGCGGATTCCGCCAACGGCGGCGCTCATCGTCGGTGTGATCGACGGCAGTACCCGGGGTAAGGAGCTGCCGCCGAATCCGGCGTTCGCGCGGTTCCTGTCCGATGAACTGATGCCGTGGGCCAAAGCACAAGGCGTATCCGCGTCCGCCGATCAGACGGTGGTTGCCGGATCGAGTTACGGGGGCCTAGCGTCGGCGTGGGCAGCCCATGAAGCGCCGCAGTGGTTCGGCAACGTGCTATCGCAGTCGGGATCGTATTGGTGGGCACCGTCGCAAGGCGATGCCGACGCGCGCGAATCCGGATGGTTGATCCGTCAGTACGCCGAAGGCCCGCGTCTGCCGGTGAAGTTCTACCTTGAATCGGGGCTGTTCGAAGACCGACGCGGGCCAACGGGTATCGGCACGTCCGGCCGTCACATGCGCGACGTGTTGCGCGCCAAGGGTTACCGCGTGACATACACGTCGACGGCGACCGGGCACGACTACCTGCACTGGCGTGGCTCGCTGGCTTGTGGATTGATGGCGCTCATCGGCACGCCCGACACACAACGCGCCTTGCAAGCGCGTCCCGCCGCGCCGGGGAGCCTTGCTGCCGCGTGTTCGATGCCGTCGTTCGGGCGCACTGCCGACGGGCGATAA
- a CDS encoding TonB-dependent receptor, with translation MKPSAAALRPAVALLIALAAASVAERASAAPASAPSLVAQNAVDAHRAWQIAPGTLDAVLNRFANAAGIELVVDASLTQGRQSTGLHGHYTLTQALYQLLSPHQLQAMRSSQGVYTLRAASQDTGAALAGDGVLLPTTHVVAQAVGLPEAYDGGQVARGGRLGLLGNKDFMDVPFNLTAYTAKTIQDQQSTTLADVLDNDPSVRFTTSSGHMYENFSVRGFPLTADEVSLNGMFGLSPYGHVPTEFIERVEVLKGPNALLNGMSPSGAVGGAINVVTKKAESTPLTRLTADYVSDSQFGVQADVGRRFGDNEQIGIRFNGALRDGRTTLEGQNKRREFGSVALDLKTDRVRIGLDAYTDSEKYTGGSPWMATFATKVVAPPASGTNVLRGEFGNLESTGVQLRGEVDVTDAITAYAGIGALSYRYSGFITGTRTGPIKADGSYTGATYFQRGWTDTLSLDAGVRTRFRTGPLKHELTLSATTLDTTSGNVFTTSANYNSNIYAPVNPTLAKDPGSAPKTAESTLSSFALADTVSMFQDRVTLIAGLRSQRVRAAAFSATTGARTSNYDENAITPAFGLVLKPFGPNISLYGNYIEGLTQGGMVTDVSAANYGQVFVPYRSKQAEFGVKWDAGSFTNTLSFFQITKPGMIKDVATNTYNPDGEQRNRGVEWNVFGEFTPRWRVLGGAAYTRGELTKTAGNLYNGNTPYGVPKWTANLGTEWDLPWIPGVTLTGRMITTSSQYVNSANTQKIGGWTRYDVGARYATRVYGKGVVFRAAVENVTNRIAWSGTFNDGYVIQNAPRTFKLSASVDF, from the coding sequence TTGAAGCCCTCTGCTGCGGCCCTTCGTCCCGCCGTCGCCCTGTTGATCGCCCTTGCGGCCGCAAGCGTTGCCGAGCGCGCCAGCGCTGCACCCGCGTCCGCGCCCTCCCTCGTCGCCCAAAACGCCGTCGATGCGCACCGCGCGTGGCAGATCGCCCCCGGCACGCTCGACGCCGTGCTCAACCGCTTTGCCAACGCGGCAGGCATCGAGTTGGTCGTCGATGCGTCGCTCACGCAAGGGCGTCAGAGCACCGGTCTGCATGGCCATTACACGTTGACGCAGGCGCTATACCAACTGCTTTCGCCGCATCAGTTGCAGGCGATGCGCAGCAGTCAGGGTGTCTACACCCTGCGCGCCGCCTCACAAGACACCGGCGCGGCGCTCGCAGGCGACGGCGTGTTGCTGCCGACCACGCACGTCGTCGCGCAGGCCGTCGGCCTGCCGGAGGCGTACGACGGTGGACAGGTCGCGCGCGGCGGGCGTCTCGGCCTGCTCGGCAACAAGGACTTCATGGATGTGCCGTTCAACTTGACGGCGTACACCGCCAAGACGATTCAGGATCAGCAATCGACCACGCTGGCCGACGTGCTGGACAACGACCCGTCGGTCCGCTTCACCACGTCGAGCGGCCATATGTATGAGAACTTCAGCGTGCGCGGCTTTCCGCTGACGGCCGACGAGGTCTCGCTTAACGGCATGTTCGGCCTGTCGCCCTACGGCCACGTGCCCACCGAGTTCATCGAGCGCGTTGAAGTGCTCAAGGGACCGAACGCGCTACTCAACGGCATGTCGCCGTCGGGGGCGGTCGGCGGCGCGATCAATGTGGTGACGAAAAAAGCGGAAAGCACACCGCTCACGCGCTTGACCGCCGACTACGTGTCGGACTCGCAATTCGGCGTGCAGGCCGATGTCGGCCGCCGCTTCGGGGACAACGAACAGATCGGCATTCGCTTTAACGGCGCGCTGCGCGACGGTCGCACCACGCTCGAAGGTCAGAACAAGCGTCGCGAATTCGGCTCCGTCGCACTGGACCTGAAGACGGATCGCGTTCGTATCGGACTCGACGCCTACACCGACTCGGAGAAGTACACCGGCGGCAGTCCGTGGATGGCGACCTTCGCAACGAAAGTCGTCGCACCGCCCGCCTCGGGCACCAACGTGCTACGCGGGGAGTTCGGCAATCTTGAAAGCACTGGCGTGCAGCTGCGCGGCGAGGTCGACGTGACCGACGCCATCACGGCCTACGCTGGCATCGGCGCGCTGAGCTATCGCTACTCCGGCTTCATCACAGGCACACGCACCGGTCCGATCAAGGCGGACGGCAGCTACACCGGCGCGACCTACTTCCAGCGCGGCTGGACCGATACCCTCTCGCTCGACGCGGGTGTTCGCACACGCTTTCGCACCGGCCCGCTCAAGCATGAACTGACGCTCTCGGCCACAACGCTCGACACGACCAGCGGCAACGTCTTCACCACGAGCGCGAACTACAACTCGAACATCTACGCCCCCGTCAATCCGACCCTGGCGAAAGACCCCGGTTCGGCCCCGAAAACCGCCGAATCCACGCTCTCCAGCTTTGCACTGGCCGACACCGTCTCAATGTTCCAGGACCGTGTGACGCTGATCGCCGGTTTGCGCAGCCAGCGCGTTCGCGCTGCCGCCTTCTCTGCGACCACCGGCGCGCGCACCTCCAACTACGACGAGAACGCCATCACCCCGGCCTTCGGTCTGGTACTCAAGCCGTTCGGGCCAAACATCTCGCTGTACGGCAATTACATCGAAGGCCTCACGCAAGGCGGTATGGTCACCGACGTGAGCGCCGCCAACTACGGACAGGTCTTCGTCCCCTATCGCAGCAAGCAAGCCGAGTTCGGCGTGAAGTGGGACGCAGGCAGCTTCACGAACACGCTCTCGTTCTTCCAGATCACCAAGCCGGGCATGATCAAGGACGTCGCGACTAACACGTACAACCCGGACGGCGAACAGCGTAACCGTGGCGTGGAGTGGAACGTCTTCGGCGAATTTACGCCACGCTGGCGTGTGCTGGGCGGTGCGGCCTACACACGCGGTGAGTTGACCAAGACCGCTGGCAATCTTTACAACGGCAATACACCGTACGGTGTGCCGAAATGGACGGCTAACCTCGGCACCGAATGGGACTTGCCGTGGATTCCGGGCGTGACGCTCACGGGCCGCATGATCACGACCAGTTCGCAATACGTGAACTCGGCCAACACGCAGAAGATCGGTGGATGGACCCGCTATGACGTCGGCGCGCGCTATGCCACACGCGTCTACGGCAAGGGCGTGGTGTTTCGCGCCGCCGTCGAAAACGTCACCAACCGCATTGCATGGTCGGGCACGTTCAACGACGGTTACGTGATCCAGAACGCCCCGCGCACGTTCAAGCTCTCCGCCAGCGTCGACTTCTGA
- a CDS encoding FecR domain-containing protein, translated as MSSPSAPVSPLAPEVVERASLWLARLWSEAVTAEDIAACERWRAAHPDHERAWQRLGTIGQKFEALDKLPPRVAFDTLTARPAPRVSDAGRRRALRVFGGVITLAGAGYTLRRSPMWDNVTADYSTGVGEVRRVMLADGTQLWLDTASSVDVRFSPDERHISLRRGRICIETGPSNSTHGAPLVVATRQGEIRDIGTRFTVRDDGARTQVAVFDGIVLVRPARGAQTQRLNAGQAASFSSSAIEPLAESTPFDENAAAWTRAQLVVERIRLGDLIETLSHYRRGVLRCDTAVADLLVSGVFSLADTDRALASLAVGLPVETVYRTRYWVSVKAR; from the coding sequence ATGAGCTCGCCGAGCGCCCCCGTCTCGCCCCTGGCACCGGAAGTCGTCGAACGCGCCAGCCTGTGGCTCGCCCGACTCTGGTCCGAAGCCGTGACCGCCGAGGACATTGCCGCATGCGAGCGCTGGCGCGCCGCCCATCCCGATCATGAGCGTGCGTGGCAACGTCTGGGCACCATCGGACAGAAGTTCGAAGCGCTCGACAAGCTACCGCCCCGGGTGGCTTTCGACACGCTGACAGCCCGTCCGGCCCCGCGCGTGAGCGATGCTGGACGCCGCCGCGCGCTGCGCGTGTTCGGCGGTGTCATCACGCTGGCCGGTGCCGGTTACACACTGCGTCGCTCGCCGATGTGGGACAACGTGACAGCAGACTATTCGACCGGCGTGGGGGAAGTGCGGCGGGTCATGCTGGCCGACGGCACACAACTGTGGCTCGACACCGCCTCATCGGTTGACGTGCGCTTCTCGCCGGACGAGCGTCACATCTCGTTGAGACGCGGTCGCATCTGCATCGAGACCGGTCCGTCCAACAGCACTCACGGCGCACCGCTGGTCGTCGCCACGCGCCAGGGCGAGATTCGCGATATCGGCACGCGCTTTACTGTGCGTGACGACGGCGCGCGCACGCAGGTCGCTGTCTTCGACGGCATCGTGCTCGTGCGCCCCGCACGCGGCGCACAGACTCAACGGCTCAATGCCGGACAGGCGGCGAGCTTCTCGTCCAGCGCCATCGAGCCATTGGCCGAGTCGACACCGTTCGACGAAAACGCCGCAGCATGGACACGCGCTCAACTCGTCGTCGAACGCATTCGCCTCGGCGATCTCATTGAGACGCTTTCGCACTACCGTCGCGGCGTGCTGCGCTGCGATACCGCCGTCGCCGATCTGCTTGTGAGCGGCGTGTTCTCGCTCGCCGACACCGACCGGGCGCTGGCGAGTCTGGCCGTTGGCCTGCCCGTCGAGACGGTCTATCGCACGCGGTACTGGGTGAGTGTCAAAGCGCGATAG
- a CDS encoding sigma-70 family RNA polymerase sigma factor: MESHFQREVGALYRDHHGWLRGWLRKKLGNAFDAADLAHDTYLRVLCAGRAPHIEDSRRYLARIANCLVIDLFRRRHIETAYLETLAALPEPIAPSPETRALVLEALIEIDTLLSRLPAKARTAFLLCKLEGLGYREIAERLQVSVSSVEKYIAQALRECYTVQFGSDV, from the coding sequence ATGGAAAGTCATTTTCAGCGCGAGGTGGGCGCGCTTTACCGCGATCATCACGGCTGGCTGCGCGGCTGGTTACGCAAGAAGCTCGGCAATGCGTTCGACGCCGCCGATCTTGCGCACGACACCTATCTGCGCGTGCTCTGCGCCGGACGTGCACCGCACATCGAAGATTCTCGCCGTTATCTGGCGCGCATCGCCAACTGTCTGGTGATCGATTTGTTCCGGCGGCGTCACATCGAGACGGCCTATCTCGAAACCCTGGCTGCTTTGCCCGAGCCGATCGCCCCGTCGCCCGAAACACGTGCCCTCGTGCTTGAAGCGCTCATCGAAATCGATACCCTGCTCTCGCGTCTGCCCGCCAAAGCGCGCACGGCGTTCCTGCTGTGCAAGCTCGAAGGGCTGGGCTATCGAGAGATTGCCGAGCGGCTGCAGGTCTCGGTGTCGTCGGTGGAAAAGTACATCGCGCAGGCGTTACGCGAGTGCTATACCGTGCAGTTCGGGAGCGACGTATGA
- a CDS encoding helix-turn-helix transcriptional regulator, giving the protein MKTLPADTPQSDPAEDADAGVTSRLASLARQVRMLRAQRGMTRKQLAAQSGVSLPYLARVEAGTGNVSLAVLHKLAEALNVGVETLVAERSIHDGDLLILIEYLRQQSPEVLSRLRRQLVVPVAADHGRTGQRIALIGLRGAGKSTLGPQLAQAIGAPFVELDKEVEREAGIAIGEVITLYGQAAMRRIERQCIERIIDEHEHVVLATGGGIVSEAPTFERVLRAFRTVWLRARPEVHFQRVMQQNDARIATEALRNEALEHIHRMLDARESLYRLADITLDTSDITPEAALADLQARLSPARAA; this is encoded by the coding sequence ATGAAAACACTGCCTGCCGATACGCCACAGTCCGATCCGGCAGAAGATGCCGACGCCGGGGTGACGTCGCGTCTGGCCTCGCTCGCCCGGCAGGTGCGCATGCTGCGCGCCCAGCGCGGCATGACGCGCAAGCAGCTCGCCGCGCAGTCGGGCGTCTCGCTGCCGTATCTCGCGCGAGTGGAAGCCGGTACCGGCAATGTGTCTCTGGCGGTGCTGCACAAGCTGGCCGAGGCCCTGAATGTGGGCGTCGAAACACTGGTCGCCGAACGTTCCATTCACGACGGCGATCTGCTCATCCTCATCGAGTACCTGCGCCAGCAATCGCCGGAGGTCCTCTCGCGGTTGCGCCGCCAACTCGTCGTGCCTGTCGCGGCCGACCACGGACGGACGGGCCAGCGCATCGCGCTCATCGGTCTGCGCGGAGCGGGCAAGTCGACGCTCGGCCCTCAACTGGCGCAAGCCATCGGCGCACCCTTCGTCGAACTCGACAAGGAAGTCGAACGCGAAGCTGGCATTGCTATCGGCGAAGTCATCACCCTATACGGGCAGGCCGCGATGCGTCGTATCGAGCGGCAGTGCATCGAGCGGATCATCGACGAGCATGAGCATGTCGTGCTGGCCACCGGCGGCGGCATCGTCTCGGAAGCGCCGACCTTCGAGCGCGTGCTGCGCGCATTCCGTACGGTGTGGCTACGCGCACGCCCGGAAGTCCACTTCCAGCGAGTGATGCAGCAAAACGATGCGCGCATCGCCACAGAAGCCCTGCGCAACGAAGCGCTCGAACACATCCATCGCATGCTCGACGCCCGCGAGTCGCTGTACCGGCTGGCCGACATCACGCTCGACACGTCGGACATCACGCCCGAGGCAGCGCTTGCCGACCTCCAGGCCCGTCTGTCCCCCGCCCGCGCCGCCTGA
- a CDS encoding crotonase/enoyl-CoA hydratase family protein, with protein MTYPHLRVRVEDAIAFVTLDRAEKRNALCDAAIDSLEAVFRDFDDGVRAVVLSGAGEHFCAGLDLSENSTRDSIDVLRVSQRWHKVFHEIQFGGRPVIAVLQGAVIGGGLELALAAHVRVIERNAFFQLPEGKRGIFVGGGASVRVARILGPDRMTEMMLTGRCYDAVDGERLGLGHYLADVGDGLALATQLARDTAANSPLSNWATIHALSRIHDMSMADGLFTESVTSALMLATPEARERMERFLGRAAR; from the coding sequence ATGACCTATCCCCACCTGCGTGTGCGCGTCGAAGACGCCATCGCGTTCGTCACTCTCGACCGAGCCGAGAAGCGCAATGCGCTTTGCGATGCGGCCATCGATTCGCTCGAAGCAGTGTTTCGCGACTTCGACGACGGCGTCAGAGCCGTTGTCCTCAGCGGTGCTGGCGAGCACTTCTGCGCCGGGCTGGATCTCTCCGAAAACAGCACACGCGATTCTATTGACGTGCTGCGCGTCTCGCAGCGCTGGCACAAGGTCTTCCATGAGATCCAGTTTGGCGGACGTCCGGTGATCGCCGTCCTGCAAGGCGCTGTCATTGGCGGCGGGCTGGAACTGGCGCTGGCCGCCCACGTGCGCGTGATCGAGCGCAACGCGTTCTTCCAACTGCCCGAGGGCAAACGCGGAATCTTTGTCGGCGGCGGCGCCTCGGTGCGGGTGGCGCGCATTCTCGGCCCGGACCGCATGACGGAAATGATGCTGACGGGACGCTGTTACGACGCCGTAGACGGTGAGCGTCTGGGCCTCGGACACTATCTTGCCGACGTTGGCGACGGACTCGCGCTGGCAACACAACTGGCGCGCGACACGGCGGCGAACAGCCCGCTGTCGAATTGGGCGACGATACATGCGCTGTCGCGCATTCACGATATGTCGATGGCCGACGGCCTCTTCACCGAATCGGTGACGAGCGCACTCATGCTCGCTACGCCCGAAGCGCGCGAGCGTATGGAACGCTTTCTTGGTCGCGCGGCGCGCTAG